One segment of Solanum stenotomum isolate F172 chromosome 1, ASM1918654v1, whole genome shotgun sequence DNA contains the following:
- the LOC125869728 gene encoding probable aspartic proteinase GIP2 yields the protein MKIPQLLLCFLLFICSSNYSIAKKSHKHHPLLFLPVFKDEITEQYVTQIYQRTPLVPVNLTVDLGGRFLWMDCENDYISSSYKNVPCGSRPCKLSGSQGCYGSSCPVPPRPGCNNYTCSHIPYNPIKRSSTDGELAQDVIALWSINSTNNNNGSKMLLSSTSGVMFNCPGDFLLEKLAYGVKGMAGLGNGYTGLPSQLARAFHLPRKFAICLSGNTKSNGVILFGERRSYYASNEVLTYTPLLKNPVSTAGAYFPGEPSVEYFIGIEKILVNGKIVPIDNKLLAINMTNGVGGTKISTVVPYGTMESSIYKAFKDTFLKAIAKVPIAKPISPFELCFNLSNSATLTGLVIPQVSLVLQGVHHNNSTTWDLSMNNFMASPTINDSSDLLCLGFLDGGENAETSIVLGGMQIEENLLEFDLVKKRMGFKYVYMSPDLVSCSNKFR from the coding sequence atgaaaatccctcaacttttattgtgttttcttctttttatttgctCATCAAATTACTCCATAGCCAAAAAATCTCACAAACACCACCCTCTTCTTTTCCTTCCTGTATTCAAAGATGAAATTACAGAACAATATGTTACTCAGATATACCAAAGAACCCCTCTTGTCCCTGTCAATTTAACCGTTGACCTCGGCGGACGATTTCTATGGATGGATTGTGAGAATGACTACATTAGTTCATCTTACAAAAATGTTCCATGTGGTTCAAGACCATGCAAACTCTCAGGTTCACAAGGGTGTTATGGATCTAGTTGTCCTGTTCCTCCTAGGCCAGGGTGCAACAATTACACATGTTCACATATTCCATATAATCCTATAAAAAGATCTAGCACTGATGGTGAACTTGCTCAAGATGTTATTGCATTATGGTCCATTAAtagtacaaataataataatgggtCCAAAATGTTGTTATCATCAACTAGTGGAGTGATGTTTAATTGTCCTGGAGattttttgttagaaaaattAGCCTATGGAGTTAAAGGTATGGCTGGACTTGGAAATGGTTACACTGGACTTCCTTCACAATTAGCTAGAGCTTTTCATTTACCTCGAAAATTCGCTATTTGTTTGAGTGGTAACACTAAATCAAATGGTGTTATTTTGTTTGGTGAACGACGATCATATTATGCATCTAATGAGGTACTAACTTACACTCCTCTGCTCAAAAATCCTGTTAGTACCGCGGGGGCTTATTTTCCAGGTGAGCCATCGGTTGAATATTTCATTGGAATCGAAAAAATCTTAGTAAATGGGAAGATTGTACCGATTGATAATAAGTTACTAGCTATTAACATGACTAATGGAGTTGGAGGAACAAAAATTAGCACTGTTGTTCCTTATGGTACAATGGAATCTTCAATTTACAAGGCGTTTAAGGACACGTTTCTTAAAGCTATTGCTAAAGTTCCAATAGCAAAGCCTATTAGTCCATTTGAGTTATGCTTTAACTTGTCGAATTCAGCTACTTTAACCGGGCTTGTAATCCCTCAAGTTAGTCTTGTTTTGCAAGGTGTTCATCATAATAATAGTACAACTTGGGATCTTTCTATGAACAATTTCATGGCATCTCCTACTATTAATGATAGTAGTGATTTGTTGTGTCTAGGATTTTTGGATGGTGGTGAAAATGCTGAAACGTCGATTGTTCTTGGAGGGATGCAAATTGAAGAGAATTTGTTGGAATTTGATCTTGTGAAGAAAAGAATGGGATTTAAGTATGTGTACATGTCACCTGATTTAGTCAGTTGCAGCAACAAATTCAGATAA